The following proteins are encoded in a genomic region of Channa argus isolate prfri chromosome 3, Channa argus male v1.0, whole genome shotgun sequence:
- the fam193a gene encoding protein FAM193A isoform X9 gives MSPTDAKRGAKRRKNKRGGGSSCSAVCSTNGGKAGVASALGCAGTTTPASVVSFLTPGSTGSGNIGSISGINGEVKVNNNVAPQFTEGPVNADFSGVLQTPFTFGLNQRAPYTAGDRCLLCRCERKDSNVPSEAGIPGHNGTAQPTKTPSALQLPLWVCSDCRRTVEKEDRHTTLEQSLGSQDFFLHMPVANGNLAQEAAAVDRLTTAAPTLPMLPGPELSTPMPAHTVCSCEACNERREISAESERESQQLQNHWSEVRYLVRCIYRQTGTPLADDHDQPLERDKESMKELVDRLCEKDPYQLYQRLEQQAREYVLEMKMRLLKHLSAGSKTPGPASTVAVSQGPPQAHQFISLLLEEYHALCQAARTISSFLLTLENEHLQKFQVTWELHNKHLFENLVFSEPILHSSLPALVAQLKHGTASHDSYNEDTYRTLLESYQQLQQEMASVAAEWQECEKRIDDYVDEQLLFKVEGQSLTNQRTEPHKSLISKNTLKTKQRMLKEDWEFFKQRRFIEEQLPNSKKSLSADNNFTDTMRMLSSRLSIPDCPNCNYRRRCTCDDCSLSHILTCGIMDSPIAEDLHIKLPLQGEHPRDYLAEVHPPSLSSGSSASGSNSSSPITIQQHPRLILPERDTNTFISDDDEVPPLSSKYGDIYPVTAYEENNVVTAAVNGLHSDINGEGGNVALKAGSSHITSSSSSSEGDEEEPDGEVGGEPPGQQEENSSEKTNSLPPSYNHQQVEQVPHACECHVCNQDPSSSTLGPATCLPPSRLHAAPPPNVGHQFFTDSKSPPAHPALHLYPHIHGQMPLHNFSRPLLHPTLYPPSPPLTHKPLPPNPTSNHSAAKQPAFSPSLPEHVYQNCFSSAGGAGDWNNSLQCLSLKFENLWDAAVMKSWNPSVLLPESLPGDILGPPLTDVPLPPTSSIAPKGEHPSLSTHLPPPSSSLSSSSSSSSCSSSEAKEQKKSGAKKKCLYNFQDAFMETNRVVMATSASTSSVSCTATTVQSSNNPPIHLPSKRPNSLDDVFHNLGKEDHRQPTPATPRNGSTGLTSLPPLSNPALLPAPTAHLPTMASQPFPKMAAPAPDFVEAHQVLCLPPAEPPASSADGPASAPPSVCSDPECEGHRCEGNGVYDHQPYDGEESQDEDSCSEHSSSTSTSTNQKDAKYCDCCYCEFFGHGGPPAAPTSRNYAEMREKLRLRLTKRKEEQPKREEQQPVIERDGGVEDHRRVEDLLQFINSADSKPASSSKAAKRARHKQKKMEEKARLEAEAREREEQQMVEEQQRRQRQEEEEAALQKELLRLQELQQHRAAKKKKKAKENTAPPQNNPQPLKQTAQNVLDNLQNGKSQLLQTLICLPDQREPRFDPASQPKLQHSPKCISDKGLSTETNIPNSIATFQNGTSTSQFEVTSKCKTRHSAKGGTCEAALKRAPELPKSPDGTTKLANCTTPTTTTDTKALRIRPVEALAPLPTTEERREDRNNRSASGKRQQQLQPLLTQIKEGRISPPVSNPSPSPPPASQPEQTQQNGKPPCAESPQPKGKNKKNKKKKGDKMNSSIDDVFLPKDIDLDSTEMDETEREVEYFKRFCLDSSRQTRQRLSINWSNFSLKKATFAAH, from the exons ATGAGTCCAACCGATGCTAAACGAGGGGCTAAACGCAGGAAGAACAAGCGGGGCGGTGGCAGTAGCTGCAGTGCTGTCTGCAGTACCAACGGTGGCAAGGCCGGGGTTGCCTCGGCCCTGGGCTGTGCAGGAACCACAACACCTGCTTCTGTCGTCAGCTTTTTAACACCTGGGAGTACAGGCAGTGGAAATATAGGGTCCATTTCGGGAATCAACGGAGAG GTCAAAGTGAACAACAATGTTGCGCCGCAGTTTACGGAAGGACCAGTGAATGCTGACTTCTCCGGAGTTCTTCAG ACCCCATTTACATTTGGCTTAAACCAGCGGGCACCCTACACCGCCGGTGATCGCTGCCTCTTATGCCGATGTGAGCGTAAGGACAGTAACGTGCCTTCAGAGGCAGGGATCCCAGGCCATAATGGTACAGCACAGCCCACCAAGACACCCAGTGCCCTCCAGCTTCCTCTGTGGGTGTGTTCGGACTGTAGGCGCACAGTGGAAAAAGAGGACCGACACACGACTCTGGAGCAGTCATTGGGG AGCCAGGACTTCTTCTTGCACATGCCTGTGGCTAATGGAAACCTGGCCCAGGAGGCAGCCGCAGTGGACAGGCTGACCACTGCTGCCCCTACACTACCCATGCTCCCTGGTCCAGAGCTTAGCACACCAATGCCTGCTCATACAGTGTGCAGCTGTGAAGCATGCAATGAAAGACG GGAGATCTCTGCTGAGTCAGAGAGGGAGTCGCAGCAGCTGCAGAACCACTGGTCAGAGGTTCGCTACCTGGTGCGCTGCATCTACCGTCAGACGGGAACACCACTAGCTGATGACCACGACCAGCCCCTAGAGAGAGACAAGGAGAGTATGAAGGAGCTGGTAGACAG ACTTTGTGAGAAAGATCCATACCAGCTGTATCAACGCTTAGAGCAGCAGGCTCGTGAATACGTCTTAGAAATGAAGATGCGGCTACTGAAGCACCTCTCTGCAGGCTCCAAGACTCCAGGACCAGCGAGCACTGTTGCTGTTTCCCAGGGTCCTCCTCAGGCCCACCAGTTCATTTCGTTGCTGCTGGAGGAATACCATGCCCTCTGTCAAGCTGCACGCACCATCAGCAGCTTCCTACTCACCCTG gaGAATGAGCACCTCCAGAAATTCCAGGTGACATGGGAGCTGCACAACAAGCACCTTTTTGAGAATTTGGTGTTCTCTGAACCAATCTTGCACAGCAGTTTACCTGCACTGGTTGCACAGCTGAA ACATGGCACAGCCTCCCATGATTCATACAATGAAGACACATATAGGACCCTGTTAGAGAGCTACCAGCAGCTACAGCAGGAGATGGCATCAGTAGCCGCTgaatggcaggagtgtgaaaaGAGAATTGATGACTATGTGGATGAACAG CTCCTTTTTAAGGTGGAAGGTCAGAGTCTCACTAACCAAAGAACAGAGCCACACAAGTCCTTGATTAGcaaaaat ACTTTAAAGACTAAGCAGCGAATGCTTAAGGAGGACTGGGAGTTCTTTAAGCAAAGGAGATTTATAGAAGAACAG TTACCTAATAGTAAAAAGTCCCTGAGCGCAGATAACAACTTCACCGACACTATGAGGATGCTTTCATCTCGCCTAAGTATTCCAGACTGTCCAAACTGCAATTATCGAAGAAG GTGCACGTGTGATGACTGTAGTCTATCACACATCCTGACGTGTGGTATCATGGACTCTCCCATTGCTGAGGACCTTCATATTAAGTTGCCCTTACAAGGGGAACATCCCAGGGATTACTTAGCAGAGGTGCACCCCCCCAGCCTCTCCTCGGGCAGTTCGGCATCTGGTTCCAACTCCAGTTCTCCTATCACCATTCAGCAACATCCAAGGCTCATTTTACCAGAAAGGGATACCAACACGTT TATAAGTGATGATGACGAAGTGCCTCCATTGTCCAGTAAGTATGGGGACATCTACCCTGTAACTGCTTATGAGGAGAACAACGTTGTGACTGCAGCTGTGAATGGACTCCACAGTGACATCAATGGGGAAGGGGGAAATGTGGCATTGAAGGCAGGG TCCTCTCACATTACCAGCAGCAGTAGTTCATCAGAGGGTGACGAAGAAGAACCTGATGGTGAGGTTGGTGGGGAGCCCCCTGGGCAGCAGGAAGAGAATTCCTCAGAAAAGACTAACAGTCTTCCACCCTCTTACAACCATCAACAG GTAGAACAGGTTCCGCATGCCTGTGAGTGCCATGTGTGCAACCAGGACCCCAGCTCCTCCACCCTGGGTCCTGCCACATGCTTGCCTCCGAGTCGACTCCACGCTGCGCCTCCCCCCAATGTTGGACATCAGTTCTTCACAGATAGTAAAAGTCCCCCTGCCCACCCTGCCCTCCACCTCTACCCACACATCCACGGCCAAATGCCCTTACACAACTTCTCGCGGCCTCTTCTGCACCCCACACTCTACCCTCCCAGTCCTCCACTCACACACAAG cCCCTGCCCCCAAACCCTACATCAAACCACTCAGCGGCCAAGCAACCAGCCTTTAGCCCATCATTACCAGAGCACGTCTACCAGAACTGCTTTAGCAGTGCAGGTGGAGCAGGTGACTGGAACAACTCACTGCAGTGCCTCTCACTGAAGTTTGAGAACCTGTGGGATGCTGCTGTAATGAAGAGCTGGAATCCATCAGTGCTGTTGCCTGAGTCACTGCCAG GTGACATACTTGGACCACCACTTACCGATGTCCCCCTCCCTCCAACATCATCCATTGCCCCCAAAGGCGAACACCCTTCACTGTCCACCCATTTGCCACCTCCTTCTTCCTCACtgtcatcatcttcatcatcgtcatcatgcTCCTCTTCAGAAGCCAAAGAGCAGAAGAAGAGTGGTGCCAAGAAAAAGTGTCTCTACAATTTCCAGGATGCCTTTATGGAGACCAACAGAGTAGTAATGGCCACCTCCGCCTCCACATCTTCTGTGTCCTGCACTGCCACCACTGTCCAGTCAAGTAATAACCCACCCATCCACCTACCATCTAAAAGACCCAACTCTTTAG ATGATGTATTTCATAATCTAGGTAAAGAGGACCACAGGCAACCCACCCCAGCCACCCCTAGAAATGGGTCCACAGGACTGACCTCCCTTCCTCCGCTTTCAAACCCGGCCCTGCTCCCAGCACCCACTGCACACCTTCCCACAATGGCATCACAGCCCTTTCCAAAGATGGCTGCTCCAGCCCCGGACTTTGTTGAAGCCCACCAGGTTTTATGTCTCCCACCTGCAGAGCCTCCAGCTTCCTCTGCAGATGGTCCCGCCAGTGCCCCACCTAGTGTTTGCAG tgatCCTGAGTGTGAGGGCCATCGCTGTGAGGGAAATGGAGTATACGACCACCAACCATATGATGGAGAAGAGAGTCAAGACGAAGACAGCTGCTCCGAGCACAGCTCCTCCACCTCTACTTCCACAAACCAGAAAGATGCAAAGTACTGTGACTGCTGTTACTGCGAGTTCTTTGGGCATGGTGgg CCCCCAGCTGCTCCCACTAGTCGAAACTATGCAGAGATGCGGGAGAAACTGCGTTTACGCCTGACAAAACGTAAGGAAGAGCAGCCAAAGCGTGAAGAGCAGCAACCCGTGATAGAACGAGATGGAGGGGTCGAAGACCACAGGAGGGTGGAGGACCTGTTGCAGTTTATCAACAGTGCCGACAGTAAGCCTGCCTCCAGTTCTAAGGCAGCAAAACGGGCCAggcataaacaaaaaaag atgGAGGAGAAAGCCCGTCTGGAGGCAGAGGCCCGTGAAAGGGAAGAGCAGCAGATGGTGGAGGAACAGCAACGACGTCAGCGccaagaagaggaagaagcagcACTTCAAAAGGAACTGCTCCGGCTGCAAGAGCTTCAGCAACATCGTgctgcaaagaagaaaaagaaagcaaaagaaaacaccGCCCCCCCTCAGAACAACCCACAGCCCCTTAAACAGACAGCTCAGAATGTCCTAGATAATCTACAGAATGGAAAGTCGCAGCTGCTTCAAACTCTCATCTGCCTGCCTGACCAGAGAGAACCCCGATTCGACCCTGCATCCCAGCCCAAATTACAGCACAGCCCCAAATGCATCAGTGACAAGGGATTATCTACTGAGACCAACATCCCCAACTCTATAGCCACTTTCCAAAATGGCACCTCTACTTCTCAGTTTGAGGTCACCAGTAAATGTAAAACCAGGCATTCTGCTAAGGGGGGCACTTGTGAGGCTGCACTAAAAAGAGCTCCAGAGTTACCTAAGAGCCCAGATGGTACCACAAAACTAGCTAACTGCACCACTCCCACCACTACAACAGACACCAAAGCATTGCGAATCAGGCCTGTTGAGGCCTTAGCTCCTCTCCCAACCactgaagagaggagagaggacaggaATAACAGAAGTGCCAGTGGAAAACGACAGCAGCAACTACAACCACTGCTGACCCAGATTAAGGAAGGCAGAATTAGTCCACCTGTGTCAAACCCCTCCCCATCTCCCCCTCCAGCTTCCCAGCCTGAGCAGACCCAGCAGAATGGTAAACCTCCTTGTGCCGAGTCCCCACAGCCAAAAGGCAAGAataagaagaacaagaagaagaaaggagacaAGATGAACAGTTCAATAG aTGATGTATTCTTGCCCAAAGACATCGACCTGGATAGCACTGAAATGGATGAAACGGAGAGAGAGGTGGAATATTTCAAAAG GTTTTGCTTGGATTCGTCTCGCCAGACTCGCCAGCGGCTTTCTATCAACTGGTCAAACTTTAGTTTGAAGAAAGCGACATTTGCTGCACATTGA
- the fam193a gene encoding protein FAM193A isoform X5, whose product MSPTDAKRGAKRRKNKRGGGSSCSAVCSTNGGKAGVASALGCAGTTTPASVVSFLTPGSTGSGNIGSISGINGEVKVNNNVAPQFTEGPVNADFSGVLQTPFTFGLNQRAPYTAGDRCLLCRCERKDSNVPSEAGIPGHNGTAQPTKTPSALQLPLWVCSDCRRTVEKEDRHTTLEQSLGSQDFFLHMPVANGNLAQEAAAVDRLTTAAPTLPMLPGPELSTPMPAHTVCSCEACNERREISAESERESQQLQNHWSEVRYLVRCIYRQTGTPLADDHDQPLERDKESMKELVDRLCEKDPYQLYQRLEQQAREYVLEMKMRLLKHLSAGSKTPGPASTVAVSQGPPQAHQFISLLLEEYHALCQAARTISSFLLTLENEHLQKFQVTWELHNKHLFENLVFSEPILHSSLPALVAQLKHGTASHDSYNEDTYRTLLESYQQLQQEMASVAAEWQECEKRIDDYVDEQLLFKVEGQSLTNQRTEPHKSLISKNTLKTKQRMLKEDWEFFKQRRFIEEQLPNSKKSLSADNNFTDTMRMLSSRLSIPDCPNCNYRRRCTCDDCSLSHILTCGIMDSPIAEDLHIKLPLQGEHPRDYLAEVHPPSLSSGSSASGSNSSSPITIQQHPRLILPERDTNTFISDDDEVPPLSSKYGDIYPVTAYEENNVVTAAVNGLHSDINGEGGNVALKAGSSHITSSSSSSEGDEEEPDGEVGGEPPGQQEENSSEKTNSLPPSYNHQQVEQVPHACECHVCNQDPSSSTLGPATCLPPSRLHAAPPPNVGHQFFTDSKSPPAHPALHLYPHIHGQMPLHNFSRPLLHPTLYPPSPPLTHKPLPPNPTSNHSAAKQPAFSPSLPEHVYQNCFSSAGGAGDWNNSLQCLSLKFENLWDAAVMKSWNPSVLLPESLPGDILGPPLTDVPLPPTSSIAPKGEHPSLSTHLPPPSSSLSSSSSSSSCSSSEAKEQKKSGAKKKCLYNFQDAFMETNRVVMATSASTSSVSCTATTVQSSNNPPIHLPSKRPNSLDDVFHNLGKEDHRQPTPATPRNGSTGLTSLPPLSNPALLPAPTAHLPTMASQPFPKMAAPAPDFVEAHQVLCLPPAEPPASSADGPASAPPSVCSDPECEGHRCEGNGVYDHQPYDGEESQDEDSCSEHSSSTSTSTNQKDAKYCDCCYCEFFGHGGPPAAPTSRNYAEMREKLRLRLTKRKEEQPKREEQQPVIERDGGVEDHRRVEDLLQFINSADSKPASSSKAAKRARHKQKKMEEKARLEAEAREREEQQMVEEQQRRQRQEEEEAALQKELLRLQELQQHRAAKKKKKAKENTAPPQNNPQPLKQTAQNVLDNLQNGKSQLLQTLICLPDQREPRFDPASQPKLQHSPKCISDKGLSTETNIPNSIATFQNGTSTSQFEVTSKCKTRHSAKGGTCEAALKRAPELPKSPDGTTKLANCTTPTTTTDTKALRIRPVEALAPLPTTEERREDRNNRSASGKRQQQLQPLLTQIKEGRISPPVSNPSPSPPPASQPEQTQQNGKPPCAESPQPKGKNKKNKKKKGDKMNSSIDDVFLPKDIDLDSTEMDETEREVEYFKSTASHPRLTREWAWSAGLHSLIPHHHHHHPISQRGGRSNT is encoded by the exons ATGAGTCCAACCGATGCTAAACGAGGGGCTAAACGCAGGAAGAACAAGCGGGGCGGTGGCAGTAGCTGCAGTGCTGTCTGCAGTACCAACGGTGGCAAGGCCGGGGTTGCCTCGGCCCTGGGCTGTGCAGGAACCACAACACCTGCTTCTGTCGTCAGCTTTTTAACACCTGGGAGTACAGGCAGTGGAAATATAGGGTCCATTTCGGGAATCAACGGAGAG GTCAAAGTGAACAACAATGTTGCGCCGCAGTTTACGGAAGGACCAGTGAATGCTGACTTCTCCGGAGTTCTTCAG ACCCCATTTACATTTGGCTTAAACCAGCGGGCACCCTACACCGCCGGTGATCGCTGCCTCTTATGCCGATGTGAGCGTAAGGACAGTAACGTGCCTTCAGAGGCAGGGATCCCAGGCCATAATGGTACAGCACAGCCCACCAAGACACCCAGTGCCCTCCAGCTTCCTCTGTGGGTGTGTTCGGACTGTAGGCGCACAGTGGAAAAAGAGGACCGACACACGACTCTGGAGCAGTCATTGGGG AGCCAGGACTTCTTCTTGCACATGCCTGTGGCTAATGGAAACCTGGCCCAGGAGGCAGCCGCAGTGGACAGGCTGACCACTGCTGCCCCTACACTACCCATGCTCCCTGGTCCAGAGCTTAGCACACCAATGCCTGCTCATACAGTGTGCAGCTGTGAAGCATGCAATGAAAGACG GGAGATCTCTGCTGAGTCAGAGAGGGAGTCGCAGCAGCTGCAGAACCACTGGTCAGAGGTTCGCTACCTGGTGCGCTGCATCTACCGTCAGACGGGAACACCACTAGCTGATGACCACGACCAGCCCCTAGAGAGAGACAAGGAGAGTATGAAGGAGCTGGTAGACAG ACTTTGTGAGAAAGATCCATACCAGCTGTATCAACGCTTAGAGCAGCAGGCTCGTGAATACGTCTTAGAAATGAAGATGCGGCTACTGAAGCACCTCTCTGCAGGCTCCAAGACTCCAGGACCAGCGAGCACTGTTGCTGTTTCCCAGGGTCCTCCTCAGGCCCACCAGTTCATTTCGTTGCTGCTGGAGGAATACCATGCCCTCTGTCAAGCTGCACGCACCATCAGCAGCTTCCTACTCACCCTG gaGAATGAGCACCTCCAGAAATTCCAGGTGACATGGGAGCTGCACAACAAGCACCTTTTTGAGAATTTGGTGTTCTCTGAACCAATCTTGCACAGCAGTTTACCTGCACTGGTTGCACAGCTGAA ACATGGCACAGCCTCCCATGATTCATACAATGAAGACACATATAGGACCCTGTTAGAGAGCTACCAGCAGCTACAGCAGGAGATGGCATCAGTAGCCGCTgaatggcaggagtgtgaaaaGAGAATTGATGACTATGTGGATGAACAG CTCCTTTTTAAGGTGGAAGGTCAGAGTCTCACTAACCAAAGAACAGAGCCACACAAGTCCTTGATTAGcaaaaat ACTTTAAAGACTAAGCAGCGAATGCTTAAGGAGGACTGGGAGTTCTTTAAGCAAAGGAGATTTATAGAAGAACAG TTACCTAATAGTAAAAAGTCCCTGAGCGCAGATAACAACTTCACCGACACTATGAGGATGCTTTCATCTCGCCTAAGTATTCCAGACTGTCCAAACTGCAATTATCGAAGAAG GTGCACGTGTGATGACTGTAGTCTATCACACATCCTGACGTGTGGTATCATGGACTCTCCCATTGCTGAGGACCTTCATATTAAGTTGCCCTTACAAGGGGAACATCCCAGGGATTACTTAGCAGAGGTGCACCCCCCCAGCCTCTCCTCGGGCAGTTCGGCATCTGGTTCCAACTCCAGTTCTCCTATCACCATTCAGCAACATCCAAGGCTCATTTTACCAGAAAGGGATACCAACACGTT TATAAGTGATGATGACGAAGTGCCTCCATTGTCCAGTAAGTATGGGGACATCTACCCTGTAACTGCTTATGAGGAGAACAACGTTGTGACTGCAGCTGTGAATGGACTCCACAGTGACATCAATGGGGAAGGGGGAAATGTGGCATTGAAGGCAGGG TCCTCTCACATTACCAGCAGCAGTAGTTCATCAGAGGGTGACGAAGAAGAACCTGATGGTGAGGTTGGTGGGGAGCCCCCTGGGCAGCAGGAAGAGAATTCCTCAGAAAAGACTAACAGTCTTCCACCCTCTTACAACCATCAACAG GTAGAACAGGTTCCGCATGCCTGTGAGTGCCATGTGTGCAACCAGGACCCCAGCTCCTCCACCCTGGGTCCTGCCACATGCTTGCCTCCGAGTCGACTCCACGCTGCGCCTCCCCCCAATGTTGGACATCAGTTCTTCACAGATAGTAAAAGTCCCCCTGCCCACCCTGCCCTCCACCTCTACCCACACATCCACGGCCAAATGCCCTTACACAACTTCTCGCGGCCTCTTCTGCACCCCACACTCTACCCTCCCAGTCCTCCACTCACACACAAG cCCCTGCCCCCAAACCCTACATCAAACCACTCAGCGGCCAAGCAACCAGCCTTTAGCCCATCATTACCAGAGCACGTCTACCAGAACTGCTTTAGCAGTGCAGGTGGAGCAGGTGACTGGAACAACTCACTGCAGTGCCTCTCACTGAAGTTTGAGAACCTGTGGGATGCTGCTGTAATGAAGAGCTGGAATCCATCAGTGCTGTTGCCTGAGTCACTGCCAG GTGACATACTTGGACCACCACTTACCGATGTCCCCCTCCCTCCAACATCATCCATTGCCCCCAAAGGCGAACACCCTTCACTGTCCACCCATTTGCCACCTCCTTCTTCCTCACtgtcatcatcttcatcatcgtcatcatgcTCCTCTTCAGAAGCCAAAGAGCAGAAGAAGAGTGGTGCCAAGAAAAAGTGTCTCTACAATTTCCAGGATGCCTTTATGGAGACCAACAGAGTAGTAATGGCCACCTCCGCCTCCACATCTTCTGTGTCCTGCACTGCCACCACTGTCCAGTCAAGTAATAACCCACCCATCCACCTACCATCTAAAAGACCCAACTCTTTAG ATGATGTATTTCATAATCTAGGTAAAGAGGACCACAGGCAACCCACCCCAGCCACCCCTAGAAATGGGTCCACAGGACTGACCTCCCTTCCTCCGCTTTCAAACCCGGCCCTGCTCCCAGCACCCACTGCACACCTTCCCACAATGGCATCACAGCCCTTTCCAAAGATGGCTGCTCCAGCCCCGGACTTTGTTGAAGCCCACCAGGTTTTATGTCTCCCACCTGCAGAGCCTCCAGCTTCCTCTGCAGATGGTCCCGCCAGTGCCCCACCTAGTGTTTGCAG tgatCCTGAGTGTGAGGGCCATCGCTGTGAGGGAAATGGAGTATACGACCACCAACCATATGATGGAGAAGAGAGTCAAGACGAAGACAGCTGCTCCGAGCACAGCTCCTCCACCTCTACTTCCACAAACCAGAAAGATGCAAAGTACTGTGACTGCTGTTACTGCGAGTTCTTTGGGCATGGTGgg CCCCCAGCTGCTCCCACTAGTCGAAACTATGCAGAGATGCGGGAGAAACTGCGTTTACGCCTGACAAAACGTAAGGAAGAGCAGCCAAAGCGTGAAGAGCAGCAACCCGTGATAGAACGAGATGGAGGGGTCGAAGACCACAGGAGGGTGGAGGACCTGTTGCAGTTTATCAACAGTGCCGACAGTAAGCCTGCCTCCAGTTCTAAGGCAGCAAAACGGGCCAggcataaacaaaaaaag atgGAGGAGAAAGCCCGTCTGGAGGCAGAGGCCCGTGAAAGGGAAGAGCAGCAGATGGTGGAGGAACAGCAACGACGTCAGCGccaagaagaggaagaagcagcACTTCAAAAGGAACTGCTCCGGCTGCAAGAGCTTCAGCAACATCGTgctgcaaagaagaaaaagaaagcaaaagaaaacaccGCCCCCCCTCAGAACAACCCACAGCCCCTTAAACAGACAGCTCAGAATGTCCTAGATAATCTACAGAATGGAAAGTCGCAGCTGCTTCAAACTCTCATCTGCCTGCCTGACCAGAGAGAACCCCGATTCGACCCTGCATCCCAGCCCAAATTACAGCACAGCCCCAAATGCATCAGTGACAAGGGATTATCTACTGAGACCAACATCCCCAACTCTATAGCCACTTTCCAAAATGGCACCTCTACTTCTCAGTTTGAGGTCACCAGTAAATGTAAAACCAGGCATTCTGCTAAGGGGGGCACTTGTGAGGCTGCACTAAAAAGAGCTCCAGAGTTACCTAAGAGCCCAGATGGTACCACAAAACTAGCTAACTGCACCACTCCCACCACTACAACAGACACCAAAGCATTGCGAATCAGGCCTGTTGAGGCCTTAGCTCCTCTCCCAACCactgaagagaggagagaggacaggaATAACAGAAGTGCCAGTGGAAAACGACAGCAGCAACTACAACCACTGCTGACCCAGATTAAGGAAGGCAGAATTAGTCCACCTGTGTCAAACCCCTCCCCATCTCCCCCTCCAGCTTCCCAGCCTGAGCAGACCCAGCAGAATGGTAAACCTCCTTGTGCCGAGTCCCCACAGCCAAAAGGCAAGAataagaagaacaagaagaagaaaggagacaAGATGAACAGTTCAATAG aTGATGTATTCTTGCCCAAAGACATCGACCTGGATAGCACTGAAATGGATGAAACGGAGAGAGAGGTGGAATATTTCAAAAG CACGGCATCTCATCCACGATTGACAAGGGAATGGGCTTGGTCAGCTGGTCTCCACTCCCTGATtccccatcaccaccaccaccaccctatTTCACAGAGAGGAGGACGGAGTAATACTTGA